One genomic window of Calditrichota bacterium includes the following:
- a CDS encoding SAM-dependent chlorinase/fluorinase, whose product MQRMPMLLHRLRSPEPRALRPGLTISKGDESHPLVALVTDFGMTDSYVAEMCAVLLRIPGLRILHLSHDLKPGDIEAAGYLIRRSAGILPDYSILLAVVDPGVGSNRLAVVIRNRGKFFIGPDNGIFGPALDWDGPVEVRALTVPEGASATFHGRDLLAPAAVRLAAGDAFEDLGPAIQLIATRRPKRPVKVGSTWFGRVVHIDRFGDVATDIPGAEAGWAVVPGYGRLGRQTHYAAMSSGMPFWLVGSDGCVEIAVQRGNAGHVLNLRPGDPIRLVEE is encoded by the coding sequence GTGCAGCGGATGCCGATGCTGCTGCACCGGTTGAGGTCGCCCGAGCCGAGAGCGTTGAGACCGGGGCTCACGATATCGAAAGGTGACGAATCGCACCCGCTTGTGGCGCTCGTCACCGATTTCGGCATGACGGACAGTTATGTTGCAGAAATGTGCGCCGTTTTGCTGCGGATTCCCGGATTGCGTATTCTGCATTTGTCGCACGACCTGAAACCTGGCGATATCGAAGCAGCGGGCTATCTCATTCGCCGTTCGGCGGGAATACTGCCGGACTATTCGATTCTTCTTGCGGTAGTCGATCCGGGAGTCGGATCGAACCGGTTGGCGGTAGTCATCCGGAATCGGGGAAAGTTTTTTATTGGGCCGGACAACGGCATTTTTGGTCCGGCGCTGGACTGGGACGGTCCGGTAGAGGTGCGGGCATTGACTGTTCCGGAGGGGGCTTCAGCAACTTTTCACGGTCGCGACCTCCTGGCGCCAGCGGCGGTGCGATTGGCGGCCGGTGACGCTTTCGAGGATCTGGGGCCGGCAATCCAATTGATCGCGACCCGACGCCCCAAGAGACCGGTTAAGGTGGGCAGCACCTGGTTCGGGCGGGTCGTCCACATCGACCGGTTTGGTGATGTGGCGACCGATATTCCAGGTGCCGAAGCTGGATGGGCCGTAGTTCCCGGATACGGCCGCTTGGGGAGACAAACTCACTATGCGGCGATGTCGTCAGGAATGCCTTTCTGGTTGGTCGGAAGCGATGGATGTGTGGAAATTGCAGTGCAGAGGGGAAACGCCGGGCACGTTCTGAACTTACGACCCGGCGACCCTATACGTCTGGTCGAAGAGTAG
- the lspA gene encoding signal peptidase II, translated as MTTRERLLLYVLAAAIVLLDQVTKTWAASALAGSEIIRPLGSDLIWLVLVKNPGLIFGMRWLPPVVLAVIALVAAIALAVYIGRSRDLTMVQALPLALIMAGATGNMIDRMLYGYVIDFLSVDLPDFLMERWPVFNVADSAVSLGVTALLILSFTSPSEGVSDQSPSAADADAAAPVEVARAESVETGAHDIER; from the coding sequence TTGACGACGCGGGAGCGACTGCTGCTCTACGTGCTCGCTGCCGCAATCGTCCTGCTCGACCAGGTAACCAAGACATGGGCCGCGAGCGCGCTCGCGGGCAGCGAGATCATTAGACCGTTAGGAAGCGATCTCATCTGGCTGGTGCTAGTGAAGAATCCCGGTCTGATTTTTGGGATGCGATGGCTGCCGCCGGTGGTGTTGGCGGTCATTGCCCTGGTGGCTGCGATTGCGTTGGCAGTTTACATTGGCCGGAGTCGCGACTTGACGATGGTTCAAGCCTTGCCTCTGGCGCTGATTATGGCTGGAGCCACCGGTAATATGATCGACCGAATGCTCTATGGCTATGTGATCGACTTCCTTAGCGTCGATTTGCCGGACTTCCTGATGGAACGTTGGCCGGTCTTCAATGTGGCCGATTCGGCGGTATCGTTGGGTGTAACGGCGCTCTTGATACTCTCTTTCACATCGCCGTCCGAAGGCGTTTCAGATCAATCCCCCAGTGCAGCGGATGCCGATGCTGCTGCACCGGTTGAGGTCGCCCGAGCCGAGAGCGTTGAGACCGGGGCTCACGATATCGAAAGGTGA
- a CDS encoding TraR/DksA family transcriptional regulator, whose product MIRKSAGPDVLPGTNQERYSTADAVFFQELILERRETIMKQLGLLTEATRNTVQEYSGDNSTYTLHMADQGTDAQEREKAFMLASREGRYLKYLDRALEMIKEGTYGICNDCGEPIQKKRLELVPTARLCISCKLKEEQRRVV is encoded by the coding sequence ATGATTCGTAAGAGTGCCGGCCCGGATGTTCTTCCGGGAACGAACCAGGAACGATACAGCACCGCAGACGCCGTCTTTTTCCAGGAACTGATCCTGGAACGGCGGGAGACCATCATGAAGCAACTCGGGCTCCTGACTGAAGCGACCCGCAATACCGTCCAGGAGTATTCGGGGGATAACTCGACATACACGCTTCATATGGCCGATCAAGGCACCGATGCCCAGGAGCGCGAAAAGGCCTTCATGTTGGCTTCGCGCGAAGGCCGCTACTTAAAGTACCTCGACCGCGCGCTCGAGATGATCAAGGAGGGCACCTACGGCATTTGCAACGACTGCGGCGAACCGATTCAAAAGAAGCGGCTTGAACTGGTCCCGACCGCCCGGCTCTGCATCTCCTGTAAGTTGAAGGAAGAGCAACGACGGGTCGTTTGA
- a CDS encoding isoleucine--tRNA ligase: MTSNRTNELSTTSDNNIFWLSTPGGGLVPVSPKVDFPALDCAVQSLWDERRIFARSIAERPRDGKGDFVAYDGPPGTNGIPHIGHMMQSALKDLWPRFKTMQGYRVRRKAGWDTHGLPIELTAEKELGLGSKRDIETMPGGVAAYIDYCRSTVYRYKDEWVKAIRRIGRFLDTYDDYATLRPEYIETDWWAVKTAWDKGLLYQDRRIMPYCSRCGTSLSQHEVAQGYKDVQDISLYVKFRLTAESTKSLYGDDRPTHFVAWTTTPWTLLSNVALAVNSNLNYVRLERNTGDTIIIAEDRLDALMGFLEATGYLETINGNRLSGLRYKPLWSWQSDEKAHKVIADDYVTADDGSGIVHLALYGEDDFRLIRNFGLPLVQNVDADGKCTPNTGPFAGRWFREEGLDVDILKDLASRGLLFGKEKITHSYPHCYRCDTPLMYFARSGWFLKTSALRDNMLAANETINWYPEHIKKGRFGNWLENNVDWNISRDRYWGSPLPIWECSSCGRTECLGSFSELEARLGHPLPDGFDAHKPYIDTLVLKCLSCGSDMRRVPEVLDCWFNAGIMPWGQWGYPAASGSAEMLAQQFPADFICEAIDQTRGWFYTMLATSVMLTARSRSDGSLEGGESSFRNVICSEFITDPEGRKMSKSRGNVIDPIALCDRFGADAVRWNFYSLNPWTARRHNDSDVVEVLKQVLIPWWNAYSFFVTYARVDGWTPSKGKRGMGKGESLSNPLDRWILSQLTGLRDDVTEHLERYDVTGAVEAFDRFIDDLTNWHIRRSRRRFWKSDDDADKAQAYATLYRVLTVTNRLMAPFIPFTSEAIYQNLERGFDASAPDSVHLTDWPAAMPDLRDAALESAMAKVRRIVSLARSLRADGGVRVRQPLPEMIVAGEDLSDIEPFKDVILDELNVKTMLCREVADGLYTWKAKADYKVFGPRFGANASTLARSVGELTHEELSEMVRSGSIRVGGESILRSEVLLTEVPLESYWVRIDGGITVALCHRIDDNLTDEWLAREFVHHIQSLRRDAGMEVEGRIVVEYAVDDGLGRAITRFADYVRTETLARDLIDDPSIGPDEGVKIGERNARVRIRPVS; the protein is encoded by the coding sequence ATAACATCGAACCGTACTAACGAATTGTCAACCACTTCAGATAACAACATCTTCTGGCTATCAACTCCCGGCGGCGGGCTTGTGCCGGTCTCGCCGAAGGTGGACTTTCCGGCCCTCGACTGCGCAGTTCAGAGTCTGTGGGACGAGCGGCGCATCTTCGCGCGCTCAATCGCCGAACGGCCTCGGGATGGCAAGGGCGACTTCGTTGCCTACGACGGACCTCCCGGCACCAACGGCATCCCCCACATCGGGCATATGATGCAGTCGGCGCTGAAGGACCTCTGGCCCCGCTTCAAGACGATGCAAGGCTACCGCGTCCGTCGCAAGGCCGGCTGGGATACGCACGGCCTCCCAATCGAATTGACCGCCGAGAAGGAACTGGGTCTTGGCTCGAAGCGCGACATCGAGACGATGCCGGGCGGCGTCGCGGCCTACATCGACTATTGCCGTTCGACGGTCTATCGCTACAAGGATGAGTGGGTCAAGGCGATCCGCCGCATCGGGAGGTTCCTCGACACCTACGACGACTACGCCACCCTCCGCCCCGAATACATCGAGACTGACTGGTGGGCGGTCAAGACGGCGTGGGACAAAGGGCTGCTCTATCAGGATCGCCGCATCATGCCCTACTGCTCGCGCTGCGGCACGTCACTCTCCCAGCACGAGGTTGCACAAGGATATAAGGATGTGCAGGACATTTCGCTATATGTGAAGTTTCGACTTACCGCAGAATCGACAAAATCTCTGTATGGCGACGATAGACCAACACATTTTGTGGCATGGACGACGACTCCTTGGACGCTGCTAAGTAATGTGGCGTTGGCAGTTAACTCTAATCTAAACTATGTCCGGCTGGAGAGAAACACTGGAGACACGATCATCATTGCCGAGGATCGTCTGGATGCGTTGATGGGATTTTTGGAAGCAACTGGCTATCTTGAAACTATTAATGGAAATCGACTTTCTGGTTTGCGCTATAAACCGCTTTGGAGTTGGCAATCCGATGAAAAGGCTCACAAGGTCATCGCTGACGATTATGTCACCGCCGACGACGGTTCCGGAATTGTCCACCTCGCCCTTTACGGCGAGGATGACTTTCGCCTAATCCGCAATTTCGGATTGCCACTGGTCCAGAACGTCGATGCCGATGGCAAATGCACGCCCAACACCGGCCCCTTCGCCGGCCGCTGGTTCCGGGAGGAAGGCCTGGATGTCGATATCCTTAAGGACCTTGCCTCGCGCGGTTTGCTCTTCGGCAAGGAGAAGATTACCCACTCCTACCCGCACTGCTACCGCTGCGACACGCCGCTGATGTATTTCGCCAGGTCGGGCTGGTTCCTGAAGACGTCCGCCCTGCGCGACAATATGCTCGCCGCCAACGAGACCATCAACTGGTATCCCGAGCACATCAAGAAGGGGCGGTTCGGCAACTGGCTGGAGAACAATGTCGATTGGAACATCTCGCGCGACCGCTATTGGGGCTCGCCGCTGCCGATCTGGGAGTGCTCGTCGTGCGGACGAACCGAGTGCCTGGGATCCTTCTCTGAACTCGAGGCGCGTCTTGGTCATCCTTTGCCGGATGGTTTTGACGCTCATAAGCCTTATATTGATACTCTCGTATTAAAGTGCCTTTCGTGCGGCAGCGATATGCGCCGCGTTCCAGAAGTGCTCGACTGCTGGTTCAACGCCGGCATCATGCCGTGGGGTCAGTGGGGCTATCCGGCTGCATCCGGGTCCGCCGAGATGCTCGCGCAGCAGTTCCCCGCGGACTTCATCTGTGAGGCTATCGACCAAACCCGCGGCTGGTTCTACACCATGCTCGCGACCTCGGTGATGCTGACCGCTCGAAGTCGGAGCGACGGATCGCTCGAAGGCGGCGAGTCGTCCTTTCGGAACGTGATTTGCTCCGAGTTCATCACCGATCCGGAAGGCCGCAAAATGTCCAAATCGCGCGGCAATGTGATCGATCCGATCGCGCTCTGCGACCGGTTCGGTGCCGACGCAGTGCGATGGAACTTCTACTCGCTCAACCCCTGGACCGCCCGGCGGCATAACGACAGCGACGTGGTCGAGGTCCTAAAGCAGGTCCTCATCCCATGGTGGAATGCCTATTCGTTCTTTGTTACCTATGCCCGCGTCGATGGCTGGACGCCATCCAAAGGGAAAAGGGGAATGGGGAAAGGGGAAAGTCTATCCAACCCCCTCGACCGCTGGATATTGTCGCAACTCACCGGACTGCGCGACGATGTTACCGAACACCTTGAGCGCTACGATGTGACCGGTGCCGTCGAAGCCTTCGACCGGTTCATAGACGACCTGACCAACTGGCACATTCGCCGGTCGCGACGCCGGTTTTGGAAGTCGGACGACGATGCCGACAAGGCACAGGCTTACGCAACCCTCTACCGGGTCTTGACGGTGACGAACCGCCTGATGGCGCCGTTCATCCCGTTCACCAGCGAGGCGATATACCAGAACCTCGAGCGCGGTTTCGACGCTTCGGCGCCCGATTCGGTTCACTTGACCGACTGGCCCGCCGCGATGCCCGACCTTAGGGATGCTGCGCTCGAATCGGCAATGGCCAAGGTGCGCAGGATCGTTTCCCTGGCCCGCTCACTTCGCGCCGACGGTGGTGTTCGGGTGCGTCAACCGTTACCGGAGATGATCGTTGCCGGTGAAGACCTTTCCGACATCGAGCCGTTCAAGGATGTGATCCTCGACGAGTTGAACGTCAAGACGATGCTTTGTCGTGAAGTTGCCGACGGGCTCTACACCTGGAAAGCCAAAGCCGATTATAAGGTCTTCGGACCGCGCTTCGGTGCCAACGCGTCAACGTTGGCACGGTCGGTGGGAGAACTGACGCATGAGGAACTCTCCGAAATGGTGCGATCAGGGAGCATACGGGTGGGCGGCGAGTCCATCCTGCGCAGCGAAGTGCTCCTGACCGAAGTGCCATTGGAGAGTTATTGGGTGCGCATCGATGGCGGGATAACCGTCGCACTATGTCACCGCATCGACGACAACCTGACCGATGAATGGCTGGCCCGCGAATTCGTCCATCACATCCAGTCTCTGCGCCGCGACGCGGGGATGGAAGTCGAAGGGCGCATTGTGGTCGAATATGCTGTCGATGATGGACTCGGTCGCGCCATCACCCGATTTGCGGACTATGTCCGCACCGAGACCCTCGCCCGCGACCTTATCGATGATCCATCGATCGGTCCGGATGAGGGCGTGAAGATCGGCGAACGGAACGCTCGTGTTCGCATTCGCCCCGTTAGTTGA